In Lachnospiraceae bacterium, the DNA window GGATAAGTACCGCAAGGCTGGTATCCTGGAGCGTTTCACTGAGCCAGAGCGTATTGTTTCTTTCCGTGTACCGTGGGTAGATGACAATGGAAAGGTTCAGGTAAATAAGGGTTACAGAGTACAGTTCAACAGTGCTATCGGACCGTACAAGGGCGGACTTCGTTTCCATCCATCTGTAAACCAGGGTATCTTAAAATTCTTAGGTTTCGAGCAGACTTTGAAGAACTCTCTTACCGGACTTCCTATGGGCGGCGGTAAAGGTGGTTCTAACTTTGATCCTAAGGGCAAATCTGACCGTGAAGTTATGGCATTCTGCCAGAGCTTTATGACAGAGCTGTACCGTCACATTGGAAAGGATACAGACGTTCCTGCAGGTGATATTGGTGTAGGTGGCAGAGAAGTAGGTTATCTGTTTGGACAGTACAAGAGACTGACTGGTTTATATGAAGGCGTTTTAACCGGTAAGGGCTTAACCTTTGGTGGTTCTTTAGCAAGAACCCAGGCAACAGGATATGGCCTTGTATACATGTTAGACGAGATGTTAAAGCACAACGGCAAGGAGATCGCAGGAAAGACTGTTCTGGTTTCCGGTTCCGGTAATGTTGCTATTTACGCAGTTGAGAAGGCTCAGCAGTACGGCGCTAAGGTTGTAGCAATGAGCGATTCCAACGGCTATATCTACGATGCAGACGGCATTAAGTTAGATGTTGTTAAGGAGATCAAGGAAGTACGCAGAGGACGTATCAAAGAGTACGCAGAGGCTGTTCCTACCGCTGTTTATACAGAAGGTAAGGGAATCTGGACCATTCCTTGCGATATCGCACTTCCATGTGCAACCCAGAACGAACTGAGCTTAGATGATGCTAAGACTCTTTTAGCAAATGGCTGCTTCGCAGTTGCTGAAGGTGCTAACATGCCTTCTACAAGAGAAGCTACAGACCTGTTTGTTGAGAAGAAGATCCTGTTCATGCCTGGTAAGGCAGCTAACGCAGGCGGCGTTGCTACTTCCGGTCTGGAGCAGAGCCAGAACTCCTTAAGACTGTCCTGGACCTTTGAAGAAGTTGATGAGAGACTGCACAAGATCATGATCGACATCTTCGCAAAGGCAGCAGATGCAGCTGAAAGATACGGAGTACCTGGAAACTATGTAGCAGGTGCAAATATTGCCGGATTTGAGAAGGTAGTAGAGGCTATGATCGCTCAGGGTATTGTATAATAAATAATTATTCAAAATAAGAAACTCCCACATGTTGCAGAAGACCGCAAAATATGTGGGAGTTTTATGTTTTGCCACTTGCATAAAAATGAAGTAACCGGGGATTTGACAAAAAGTGTTATAAGTTAAGTTGGGATTTAGTTCAATAGGGTTCGAAAGGGCTCCTCCATGTATAAACGCATTCACGGTAATTTAGGACCTTTTGTTCCGCCGCCAGTTAGACAGGGCTCCGGCAAACTCACACGCTTCGCGTGTTCAAACAATGCCTCCACCCTGTCCGCTATGCTCACAAAAGGTCCAAAATTGCCTAACGAATGCTTATTATACATGGAGGAGCCCTTTCTACTGTATTGGATATGTCACATAAAAATGCCGTACTTAAGTATAATCTCCCTCCTGCATGAAAACTGTTTATTGGTTTGCTCCTACATTTTTTATTGCCAATAGCGTAGAAAGCCGCCGGTGCACATGACAGAATAAGCATTTGTTTGAAAATCCGTGAGTGGGCGCGCATAGCGTCAGAACAGAGAACCACTGTTTGAGCACGCAAAGCGTGCGAGTTTGGTTCGCAGTTCTGACAATAAGCGGCGCAAGTCCACGAACAAAGGATTTTCTCCCAAATGCGCATTTGTCATGTGCACCGGTGGCTTTCGGACCTTAGTCAACAATATCCCACTTTAGTCAACAATATCAAAACATTTTTGGATTGAATTTCTCTATTTTTTAGAAAATTGTAAAAAACTACCTTTTGACACCTTAATCATGGTATAATAGGCTTATCTATAAAGACACTGAACCATTATAAAGGAATAGTGTCATGGACTTAAAGATGCAAATACCAAGGAGGATGATAGTTCATGAAAAAAGGAAAACTTATAGCAATAGTTGGAATGGTGCTTGTAATGGGAAGTGCATTTCCGGTAAGCGCTGCAGAGAGTCTGGCTGATTTTGATTATCGGACTTATGCGGATACCTATCCTGATCTGAAAGCAGCATTTGGATATGATGCGGCCGCTCTTTATAACCATTATGAAACCAATGGAAAGGCAGAGGGCAGAGTTGCTGTCTTTACAGAAGCTGCAACAACACAGACGGCTACAACAACAGAAACTACCGCCAGTGAAAAACTCGATCCCCTTCCACCTCTGAACCCCAGCAAGATGCCGGATTGGTTTGACGCACGGACTCCGGTGGAGAGTATGACAAATGCCCGTCTTGTAGCAGAATATAATGCACTGGTTCCTTATATGGAAGAGCATGATTTGTCCTTTGAGGGTCCTTTGTCTCGTAAGGAAGAGCTGCTCTCCGAAATGAATATCCGCCTGACAAGATATGATTATTATGAGGATTATAAAGATGCATTTGGAGAAGCGGCAGCCGCAGGAATAAAGAATGATCCGGCATACCAGAGAGCCGCAGCATCTGATATTACACCTTTACGGGAGTTCATGGGTTAAAATTTACAGAAAGATCCGTATTAAAAGAAGAAAAAAGGTTGTCCAAAAGGGCAGCCTTTTTGAAGCTTTTGGACAAGTTCAAAGAAGGTTTGAGGATATTTTATGGAGA includes these proteins:
- the gdhA gene encoding NADP-specific glutamate dehydrogenase is translated as MSYVDEIYERVVAQNPGEPEFHQAVKEVLDSLRLVIDANEDKYRKAGILERFTEPERIVSFRVPWVDDNGKVQVNKGYRVQFNSAIGPYKGGLRFHPSVNQGILKFLGFEQTLKNSLTGLPMGGGKGGSNFDPKGKSDREVMAFCQSFMTELYRHIGKDTDVPAGDIGVGGREVGYLFGQYKRLTGLYEGVLTGKGLTFGGSLARTQATGYGLVYMLDEMLKHNGKEIAGKTVLVSGSGNVAIYAVEKAQQYGAKVVAMSDSNGYIYDADGIKLDVVKEIKEVRRGRIKEYAEAVPTAVYTEGKGIWTIPCDIALPCATQNELSLDDAKTLLANGCFAVAEGANMPSTREATDLFVEKKILFMPGKAANAGGVATSGLEQSQNSLRLSWTFEEVDERLHKIMIDIFAKAADAAERYGVPGNYVAGANIAGFEKVVEAMIAQGIV